Proteins from a genomic interval of Paenibacillus sp. FSL H8-0048:
- the ptsG gene encoding glucose-specific PTS transporter subunit IIBC, with amino-acid sequence MFKKLFGVLQRVGKALMLPVAILPAAGLLLGIGNMLVNPDFLQYVPALENHTVQAIATVLMNSGQIVFDNLSLLFAVGVAIGLAGGEGVAGLAAIIGFLVMNVTMGTVVGVNAYVLTWKDFSYSSVLGIPTLQTGVFGGILVGILAASMYKRFFRIELPSYLGFFAGKRFVPIMTAVTSLILGLALTIVWPPIQHGLNYVSQSMINTNLTLSAFIFGVIERSLIPFGLHHIFYSPFWYEFGSYIDKAGDLVRGDQRIFMQQLRDGVEFTAGTFTTGKYPFMMFGLPAAALAIYHESKPENRRIVGSLMISAALTSFLTGITEPLEFSFLFVAPLLFAVHAVFAGLSFMTMHLLNVKIGMTFSGGFIDYVLFGVIPNRTAWWLVIPVGLVLAVIYYFGFRFVIRKFNLKTPGREDASEDEDEASLESVSKTGDDLPRNILSALGGKENITHLDACITRLRVEVKDKAGVDKNRLKKLGASGVLEVGNNVQAIFGTRSDTIKSQIQDVMNGRTPAAAPAAPKPELEQQAGEQGDAIIPEDIVSPVNGELMDITEVPDAVFSQKMTGDGFAFLSEDGKIASPVYGKVFNVFPSKHAIGIMSDGGKEVLVHIGVNTVKLKGQGFTVLVEEGDLVAAGQPIMEVDLEYVKANAPSVISPVIFSNLPEGSSVTLKKPGRVVIGDKDIITIQ; translated from the coding sequence TTATGAACTCCGGGCAAATCGTATTTGATAACCTCTCTCTGCTCTTTGCAGTCGGCGTAGCCATCGGGCTGGCCGGAGGAGAAGGTGTAGCCGGGCTTGCAGCGATTATCGGCTTCCTGGTAATGAACGTAACCATGGGTACGGTAGTAGGTGTTAATGCTTATGTGCTGACCTGGAAGGATTTCTCGTATTCCAGCGTGCTGGGGATACCTACCTTGCAGACTGGGGTGTTCGGTGGTATCCTGGTCGGGATACTGGCTGCGTCGATGTACAAAAGGTTCTTCCGTATAGAATTGCCGTCGTACTTAGGCTTCTTCGCGGGTAAACGGTTCGTACCGATTATGACGGCAGTGACCTCTCTGATCCTTGGTCTTGCGCTCACGATTGTGTGGCCGCCGATCCAGCACGGTCTGAACTATGTGTCACAGAGTATGATTAATACCAACCTGACGCTGTCGGCCTTTATCTTCGGGGTCATCGAGCGTTCTCTGATTCCGTTCGGCCTGCACCATATCTTCTATTCACCGTTCTGGTATGAATTCGGAAGCTATATTGACAAGGCAGGCGATCTGGTCCGCGGTGACCAGCGGATCTTCATGCAGCAGCTTCGTGACGGCGTAGAGTTCACAGCGGGTACATTTACAACCGGTAAATATCCGTTCATGATGTTCGGCCTTCCGGCAGCGGCTCTTGCAATCTACCATGAGTCGAAGCCTGAGAACAGACGGATTGTCGGAAGCTTGATGATCTCAGCTGCGCTGACCTCGTTCCTGACGGGGATCACCGAGCCGCTGGAATTCTCCTTCCTGTTCGTGGCTCCGCTGCTGTTCGCCGTCCATGCTGTATTCGCAGGACTCTCCTTCATGACCATGCATCTCTTGAATGTCAAAATCGGTATGACCTTCTCCGGCGGGTTCATCGACTATGTGCTGTTCGGCGTCATTCCGAACCGTACCGCCTGGTGGCTGGTTATCCCGGTAGGTCTGGTATTGGCCGTAATTTATTACTTCGGGTTCCGCTTCGTCATCCGTAAGTTCAACCTGAAGACGCCTGGCCGTGAGGATGCCTCCGAGGATGAGGATGAAGCAAGCCTGGAGAGTGTGTCCAAGACTGGCGACGATCTTCCGCGCAATATTCTGTCCGCCCTGGGCGGCAAAGAGAACATCACCCATCTGGATGCTTGCATCACGCGTCTGCGGGTTGAAGTGAAGGACAAAGCAGGCGTAGACAAGAACCGTCTGAAGAAGCTTGGTGCTTCTGGTGTTCTTGAAGTGGGTAACAACGTACAAGCGATCTTCGGCACACGTTCGGACACGATCAAGTCACAGATTCAGGATGTCATGAACGGAAGAACACCGGCTGCAGCCCCTGCGGCTCCGAAGCCGGAGCTTGAACAACAGGCCGGCGAGCAGGGTGATGCTATTATCCCTGAGGATATCGTATCCCCGGTAAACGGCGAGCTGATGGATATTACAGAGGTTCCCGATGCGGTCTTCTCCCAGAAAATGACCGGTGACGGCTTCGCCTTCCTCTCAGAGGACGGTAAGATTGCTTCGCCGGTATACGGCAAGGTATTCAACGTGTTCCCAAGTAAGCATGCCATTGGCATCATGTCAGACGGCGGCAAGGAAGTCCTTGTGCATATCGGGGTCAACACCGTTAAGCTTAAGGGCCAGGGCTTCACGGTTCTGGTGGAGGAAGGCGATCTGGTAGCTGCCGGACAGCCGATTATGGAAGTGGATCTGGAGTATGTGAAGGCGAATGCACCTTCTGTCATCTCTCCAGTTATTTTCTCCAACCTGCCGGAAGGCTCCTCCGTGACCTTGAAAAAGCCGGGCAGAGTTGTCATCGGCGACAAGGATATCATCACCATTCAGTAA